One window of the Cryptomeria japonica chromosome 7, Sugi_1.0, whole genome shotgun sequence genome contains the following:
- the LOC131079305 gene encoding multiprotein-bridging factor 1b, producing the protein MAGVGPISQDWEPVVIRKKAPNSAAKKDDKAVNAARRTGAPIETIRKFNAGSNKAASSSTSLNTKKLDDETEVLSHERVPSELRKNIMQARLDKKLTQAQLAQQINEKPQIIQEYESGKAIPNQQVIVKLERVLGVKLRGGKK; encoded by the exons ATGGCAGGAGTCGGGCCGATCAGTCAGGACTGGGAACCCGTCGTAATCAGAAAAAAGGCACCCAATTCAGCCGCCAAGAAAGATGACAAGGCTGTCAATGCCGCCCGACGAACCGGAGCGCCCATCGAAACTATTAGAAAAT TCAATGCAGGATCAAACAAGGCAGCCTCAAGCAGCACCAGCTTGAATACCAAGAAGCTTGATGATGAGACAGAAGTTCTTTCTC ATGAACGAGTTCCATCTGAATTAAGGAAAAATATCATGCAAGCCCGTTTGGACAAAAAGCTTACACAAGCCCAGCTGGCACAG CAAATCAATGAAAAACCACAGATCATTCAAGAATATGAGTCGGGAAAAGCGATTCCCAATCAGCAGGTCATTGTAAAACTAGAACGGGTTCTTGGGGTAAAATTGCGTGGTGGAAAGAAGTGA